Proteins from a genomic interval of Chroococcidiopsis thermalis PCC 7203:
- a CDS encoding DUF454 family protein: MLKQIKNAALIAAGTLCAGIGVIGVLLPLIPGTPFLLVAAACFGAIEQ; the protein is encoded by the coding sequence ATGCTCAAGCAAATCAAGAATGCAGCTTTAATTGCTGCGGGTACACTCTGCGCGGGTATAGGTGTCATTGGTGTTTTATTACCTTTGATTCCTGGTACTCCCTTCTTATTAGTAGCAGCAGCTTGCTTCGGCGCGATCGAACAGTAA